The proteins below are encoded in one region of Sedimentibacter sp. zth1:
- a CDS encoding IS3 family transposase, translated as MNNRSKLNVFHITELKKNKYVISADENKIHYSNDLKKKAILLSMEGYTAKQTFTECGFDISYLGTRPTEQIKIWKKQYKMNGFSTFEKTKSNYKARTNISKDMQIAHLKKELKQVKDELAYIKKLEKIESEVKLERYIKSQKFKLIKLISEKKHISISTLCSLANVSRSGYYNYFCNKSTLNRKKRSLAYIKDVNLIKKVFAYKGFKKGSRCVKALLLNMYNTVMSLNKIQKIMRENGMKSQIRKANAHRKMNLKRQESHVIQNILKRRFKTGIPRNVLLTDITYLFYNNHKKRAYLSVIKDAETNEIISYDISENLDLNIVLNTINNLELDSVFNTSKNNIIIHSDQGSQYTTSKYQNKIKELGLIQSMSRRANCWDNAPIESFFGTLKQEISINSLQSFTELKNYINVYINYYNNERPQLSLNNITPIKKLHDLLSMGSKNCSLQWC; from the coding sequence ATGAATAATAGATCAAAATTAAATGTTTTTCATATAACAGAGCTTAAAAAGAATAAATATGTTATTTCTGCTGATGAAAATAAAATACATTATAGTAATGATTTAAAGAAAAAAGCTATTCTACTAAGTATGGAAGGCTATACTGCTAAACAAACATTTACTGAATGTGGTTTTGATATATCATACTTAGGTACTAGACCTACTGAGCAAATAAAAATATGGAAAAAGCAATATAAAATGAATGGATTTAGCACTTTTGAAAAAACAAAATCCAATTATAAAGCTAGAACTAATATATCAAAGGATATGCAAATAGCACATTTAAAAAAGGAATTAAAACAAGTAAAAGATGAATTAGCTTATATAAAAAAGTTAGAAAAAATAGAAAGTGAGGTGAAATTAGAGAGATATATTAAAAGTCAAAAATTCAAATTAATTAAATTAATTAGCGAAAAAAAACATATATCAATTAGTACATTATGCTCTTTAGCGAATGTATCTCGTTCTGGATACTACAATTATTTTTGTAACAAGTCTACTCTAAACAGAAAAAAACGCTCTTTAGCGTACATAAAAGATGTTAATTTAATAAAGAAAGTCTTTGCTTATAAAGGATTTAAAAAAGGTTCTCGCTGTGTAAAAGCACTGCTTCTCAATATGTATAATACAGTAATGAGTCTAAATAAAATTCAAAAAATCATGAGAGAAAACGGAATGAAATCTCAAATTCGTAAAGCTAATGCTCATAGGAAGATGAATTTAAAACGACAAGAATCTCATGTTATTCAAAATATACTTAAAAGACGTTTCAAGACTGGAATACCAAGAAATGTGCTCTTAACTGATATTACTTACTTATTCTATAATAATCATAAAAAAAGAGCATATTTATCTGTTATTAAAGATGCTGAAACTAATGAAATTATCTCTTATGATATTAGTGAAAATCTAGACTTAAATATTGTACTTAATACCATTAATAACTTAGAGTTAGATTCAGTATTTAATACTAGTAAAAATAATATTATTATACACTCTGATCAAGGTTCACAGTATACAACATCCAAATATCAAAATAAAATTAAAGAACTGGGACTTATCCAATCGATGTCAAGAAGGGCTAATTGCTGGGATAACGCACCTATAGAATCTTTTTTTGGAACTTTAAAACAAGAAATAAGCATCAATAGTTTACAAAGCTTTACAGAATTAAAGAACTATATTAATGTATATATTAATTATTATAATAATGAAAGACCCCAACTATCACTAAATAATATAACTCCAATAAAAAAGCTACATGATTTATTAAGTATGGGGTCTAAAAATTGTTCTTTACAATGGTGTTAA
- a CDS encoding GNAT family N-acetyltransferase, with translation MIDIEMYIKNPCRESALPYWKEKDIKLPVNMKVLHEEDFDDIFLENYNDVPYFRLLHSMDIINNELIDGYYIKTATIDDITIIVDIINKSYLDISVTKEQIYSYTHTQVYNKDLWILVYDKETNEVVGCGIADVDNEIQEGILEWIQVLPQYRNKGIGKFIVNELLRRMRNIAKFVTVSGQVENKTNPEGLYRKCGFKGKDIWHVMQRK, from the coding sequence ATGATCGATATTGAAATGTACATAAAAAATCCTTGTAGAGAATCAGCATTACCATATTGGAAAGAGAAAGATATAAAATTGCCAGTAAACATGAAAGTTTTACATGAGGAAGATTTTGATGATATTTTTTTAGAGAATTATAACGATGTTCCATACTTTAGATTATTACATTCAATGGATATTATTAATAATGAATTAATAGATGGATATTACATAAAGACAGCTACAATAGATGATATAACAATTATTGTAGATATAATAAATAAATCATATTTAGATATATCGGTAACAAAAGAGCAAATTTATTCATATACACATACTCAAGTGTACAATAAAGATTTATGGATTTTAGTTTATGATAAAGAGACAAATGAGGTAGTAGGTTGCGGTATAGCAGATGTTGATAATGAAATACAAGAAGGAATATTAGAATGGATACAAGTATTACCTCAATATAGGAATAAAGGAATTGGAAAATTTATAGTAAATGAATTACTCAGGAGAATGAGAAATATTGCAAAATTTGTTACAGTATCTGGACAAGTTGAGAATAAAACGAATCCTGAAGGATTGTATAGAAAATGTGGTTTTAAAGGAAAAGATATTTGGCATGTAATGCAAAGAAAATAA
- the xerA gene encoding site-specific tyrosine recombinase/integron integrase, translated as MINRNLINNEFDVCVDSFDQLLSIKGYSNSTKKAYKAHIKRFKEHLKKDLNEVSVNDIKNYMYYLMNIKDNSNSYTTQAYSAIKLYCNYILNKNIEFNNFPRPKTVKPLPKVLSEEDVTKILNSVTNQKHRTILYVVYSSGLRVSEVVSLKVSDIDSNRMTIFVKDSKGNKDRYTILAQETLNELRRYFKLYRPKDWLFPGADKSEHLSVRSVQKIFKKACVKANINKNVGIYSLRHSFATHLLEYGTDIRYIQELLGHSSTKTTQIYTHVTNKDLKKIVSPIDRIAKK; from the coding sequence ATTATTAACCGCAATTTAATTAATAATGAGTTTGATGTATGTGTAGACTCTTTTGATCAATTACTGTCAATAAAGGGATATAGTAATTCAACTAAAAAAGCGTATAAAGCTCACATAAAAAGATTTAAGGAGCACTTAAAAAAAGATCTTAATGAAGTATCAGTAAATGATATTAAGAATTATATGTATTATTTAATGAATATTAAGGACAATTCAAACTCATATACTACTCAAGCATATAGTGCAATAAAGCTGTACTGTAATTATATATTGAATAAGAACATTGAATTTAACAACTTTCCAAGACCTAAAACTGTAAAACCATTACCTAAAGTATTAAGTGAAGAAGATGTAACTAAAATATTAAATTCGGTTACAAATCAAAAACATAGAACTATATTATATGTAGTATATTCTAGTGGTTTAAGAGTAAGCGAAGTGGTTAGTCTTAAAGTTTCAGATATAGATAGCAACAGAATGACTATATTTGTAAAAGATAGTAAAGGTAATAAAGATAGATATACAATTTTAGCACAGGAAACATTAAATGAACTTAGAAGATATTTTAAGTTATACAGACCTAAAGATTGGCTTTTTCCAGGTGCAGATAAATCTGAGCATCTATCAGTTCGCTCAGTCCAAAAAATATTTAAAAAAGCTTGTGTAAAAGCTAATATAAATAAAAATGTAGGAATTTATTCATTAAGACATTCTTTTGCAACTCATTTACTAGAATATGGTACAGATATACGATACATACAAGAATTACTAGGACATTCTAGTACAAAAACAACTCAAATATACACTCACGTAACAAATAAGGACCTAAAGAAAATAGTAAGTCCGATAGACAGAATAGCAAAGAAATAA
- a CDS encoding class I SAM-dependent methyltransferase, producing the protein MDIGKYTLNAKKYIKYRTEYPKELIDYLYKSVGLSKKSIIADIGSGTGKLSKHLLLSGSYVCCVEPNDDMRRVAEIDLSKFSNFMSINGTAENTTLQDSSVDFITVGTAFHWFDMEKFRKECCRILKPNGKVILVWISRPVNRKESFEINYNGLSGGKEEEPELISSFFKNKKYEYKIFEEKSVYDKDTFIGRALSTFDKLADAKYVDELSTLFDNHKVNETVTINLYTRCIIGEV; encoded by the coding sequence ATGGATATTGGAAAGTATACACTTAATGCTAAAAAATATATAAAATATCGTACTGAATATCCAAAAGAACTTATAGATTATTTATATAAAAGTGTTGGATTAAGTAAAAAGTCAATTATTGCAGATATAGGTTCAGGTACAGGGAAGTTAAGTAAACATTTATTGTTAAGTGGAAGTTATGTGTGTTGTGTTGAACCAAATGATGATATGAGAAGAGTTGCCGAAATAGACTTATCAAAATTTTCTAATTTTATGTCTATAAATGGTACAGCGGAAAACACAACATTGCAAGATTCAAGTGTAGATTTCATAACAGTTGGAACTGCTTTTCACTGGTTTGACATGGAGAAATTTAGAAAAGAATGTTGCAGAATATTAAAACCAAACGGAAAAGTGATTTTAGTCTGGATAAGTAGACCAGTAAATAGAAAAGAAAGCTTTGAAATTAATTATAATGGGTTAAGTGGCGGAAAAGAAGAAGAACCAGAATTGATTTCATCTTTTTTCAAAAATAAAAAATATGAATATAAAATTTTCGAAGAAAAATCAGTATATGACAAAGATACTTTTATTGGACGAGCATTATCTACATTTGATAAGTTAGCTGATGCAAAATATGTTGATGAACTTTCAACTTTATTTGATAATCATAAGGTAAATGAAACTGTTACAATTAATCTTTATACCAGATGTATCATAGGTGAGGTGTAA
- a CDS encoding nuclear transport factor 2 family protein, which yields MNRKELLMSFWCDVANQNVEALKNYFAPNAHVRWHNTNEQFTTEEFIIANCEYPGDWQGEVERIELVEDKAITATRVWLKDNSASFHVTSFFKFQGDKIFFIDEYWGDDGIAPQWRLDKNIGKPIK from the coding sequence ATGAATAGAAAAGAATTATTAATGTCATTTTGGTGTGATGTTGCAAATCAAAATGTAGAGGCGTTAAAAAATTATTTTGCTCCAAATGCACATGTGCGTTGGCATAATACGAATGAACAATTTACAACTGAAGAATTTATAATTGCAAATTGTGAATATCCAGGCGATTGGCAAGGTGAAGTGGAACGTATTGAATTAGTTGAAGATAAGGCGATTACAGCAACAAGAGTTTGGTTAAAAGATAATAGTGCCTCTTTTCATGTAACTTCATTCTTTAAATTTCAAGGAGATAAGATTTTTTTTATAGATGAATATTGGGGTGATGATGGAATAGCACCGCAATGGCGATTAGATAAGAATATTGGCAAACCCATAAAATGA
- a CDS encoding transposase: MSSIYKNKILEILKEIREELEFCIIAYCIMDNHMHLLIKIR; encoded by the coding sequence ATGAGTTCTATATACAAAAATAAAATTCTAGAAATATTAAAAGAAATAAGAGAAGAGCTAGAATTTTGTATAATTGCTTATTGTATTATGGATAATCATATGCATTTGTTGATTAAAATTAGATGA
- the istB gene encoding IS21-like element helper ATPase IstB, which translates to MLNNEAIKDICKQLKIAYIDDLIETSTTKQKEYIYEVLNAEIEGRKRAKLSKLLKTSNIPQIKTFEGYKFDEIIFPSTCNKERLISLEWIKNKENIVLMGNVGTGKTHMATALSIEACRKGLNVQFFRVSELVETLVYKYNQGNIRQFRNRLKKNELLILDEVGYVPFDKIGSELLFNVISECYEKQSIIVTTNLEFGQWSSVFGDTKLTAALIDRLVHHASIVSFPGESNRLAQALTNQK; encoded by the coding sequence GTGTTGAATAATGAAGCAATAAAGGATATATGTAAACAGTTAAAAATAGCATATATAGATGATTTAATTGAAACTAGTACAACTAAGCAAAAAGAATATATTTATGAGGTTTTAAATGCTGAAATAGAAGGCAGAAAAAGAGCTAAACTTAGCAAATTATTAAAAACATCAAATATTCCTCAAATTAAAACATTTGAAGGATATAAATTTGACGAAATAATCTTTCCATCAACATGTAACAAAGAAAGATTAATATCATTAGAATGGATAAAAAATAAGGAAAACATAGTTTTAATGGGTAACGTAGGAACTGGTAAAACACATATGGCTACGGCCTTATCAATAGAGGCTTGCAGGAAAGGACTAAATGTACAATTTTTTAGGGTTTCTGAACTCGTTGAAACTTTAGTATATAAATATAATCAGGGTAACATACGTCAATTTAGAAACAGATTGAAGAAAAATGAATTGTTAATTTTAGATGAAGTTGGGTATGTACCATTTGATAAAATAGGATCAGAATTATTGTTTAATGTAATATCAGAATGTTATGAAAAGCAAAGTATAATTGTAACTACAAACCTTGAGTTTGGTCAATGGTCATCGGTTTTTGGAGATACAAAACTTACTGCTGCCTTGATTGATAGACTTGTGCATCATGCGAGCATTGTTTCTTTCCCAGGTGAAAGCAACAGGCTTGCACAAGCACTAACTAATCAAAAATAA
- a CDS encoding HAD-IA family hydrolase — MSIKGILIDSGRVLNGPRTGHWFITPNFFSKVDKKIFNQLTKKVNKAFSKAGDYMSKQLLIKTEEDEYYHFLKYYKIFFENLPELNLNNEDIEYIAKDLVYNYDKYQFFDDVYDVLPILNNKYRLAVVSDAWPSLENVYIKAGFRDYFSSFVISSLIGVTKPNQLMYETALNELNILPEEAIFVDDSITNCDGAKKLGIKTYLICRELRDYIYHKLTCRDHIVVRNLHSILKKYK; from the coding sequence ATGAGTATTAAAGGTATTTTGATTGATTCTGGTAGAGTGTTAAATGGACCAAGAACTGGTCATTGGTTTATTACACCAAATTTTTTTAGTAAGGTAGATAAAAAAATATTTAATCAATTAACAAAAAAAGTAAATAAAGCTTTTTCAAAAGCTGGGGATTATATGTCTAAGCAGTTACTAATAAAAACAGAAGAAGATGAATATTATCATTTCCTTAAATATTATAAAATTTTCTTTGAAAATTTACCAGAACTTAATTTGAATAATGAAGATATAGAATATATAGCAAAGGATTTAGTATATAACTATGACAAATATCAATTTTTTGATGATGTTTACGATGTTTTACCAATTTTAAATAATAAATATAGATTAGCAGTAGTATCGGATGCATGGCCATCATTAGAGAATGTTTATATTAAAGCGGGGTTCAGAGACTACTTTTCATCTTTTGTTATATCATCTTTGATAGGAGTAACTAAACCAAATCAATTAATGTATGAAACTGCATTAAATGAATTAAATATATTACCAGAAGAAGCTATTTTTGTTGATGACAGCATTACAAATTGTGATGGAGCAAAAAAATTGGGAATTAAAACTTACCTTATATGTAGAGAATTAAGGGATTATATATATCATAAACTTACATGTAGAGACCATATTGTAGTAAGAAATTTACATAGTATTTTAAAAAAGTATAAATAA
- a CDS encoding RHS repeat-associated core domain-containing protein yields the protein MYNLGTQQKMFGLKGRISPSKEETINTNGGLMYYEFDGLSSTTALRDRHGDKIEDYRYDVFGNIQTGITSPYNLRGYTGHLYDGKASLVYMNARWYNPNVGRFMTEDTYRGDISNPQSLNQYAYALNNPVNYVDPTGHLAVYTESKILAMSRSEVDSEISSMSKIWFEDEDEFLETGKYTEKQNIAHQNAELMRKLRPKTYYLADTHTEYGDWNKAIKDDNGSRIIYTYERTIKLQKFIEMIIIQKKELVLE from the coding sequence GTGTACAATTTAGGTACACAACAAAAGATGTTTGGACTAAAAGGAAGAATATCACCATCAAAAGAAGAAACAATAAATACAAATGGCGGGCTAATGTACTATGAATTTGATGGATTATCATCAACAACAGCCTTAAGAGATAGACATGGAGACAAGATAGAAGACTATAGATATGACGTATTTGGAAACATACAAACAGGCATAACATCACCATATAACTTAAGAGGCTATACAGGACATCTATATGATGGTAAAGCATCACTTGTATATATGAATGCAAGATGGTATAATCCAAATGTAGGAAGATTTATGACAGAAGACACCTATAGAGGTGATATATCAAATCCACAATCACTTAACCAATATGCATATGCATTAAACAACCCAGTAAACTATGTAGACCCTACAGGACACTTAGCGGTATATACAGAATCAAAGATATTAGCTATGTCAAGGTCAGAAGTGGATAGTGAAATATCAAGTATGAGTAAAATATGGTTTGAGGATGAAGATGAATTCTTAGAAACAGGAAAGTATACAGAAAAGCAAAACATAGCACATCAAAATGCTGAGTTGATGAGAAAATTACGACCAAAGACATATTATCTTGCCGATACACATACTGAATATGGTGATTGGAATAAAGCAATTAAAGATGACAATGGTAGTAGAATAATATATACATATGAACGTACTATAAAATTACAGAAATTTATAGAAATGATTATAATACAAAAGAAAGAATTGGTACTGGAGTAG
- a CDS encoding transposase family protein, producing MLSNSTNNLLNLKGVKIKNIKNFNSLIEIYIETKPKNHICPCCGAKTPRIHDYRNQVIKDLPIQFKNVNIILHKRRYVCSCGKRFYESYDFLPKYHRITNILAFYICTELKKTKSMKEIAMNANVSISSVMRL from the coding sequence GTGCTATCTAATTCTACCAATAATTTATTAAATTTAAAAGGAGTAAAAATAAAAAATATTAAAAATTTTAATTCGTTAATTGAGATTTACATAGAAACTAAACCTAAGAATCATATTTGTCCTTGCTGTGGTGCTAAAACTCCTAGAATTCATGATTATCGTAATCAAGTTATTAAAGATTTACCTATTCAATTTAAAAATGTTAATATTATTCTTCATAAACGTAGATATGTTTGCTCCTGTGGCAAAAGATTTTATGAATCTTACGACTTTTTACCTAAATATCATAGAATAACTAATATATTAGCTTTTTACATATGTACTGAACTTAAGAAAACTAAATCTATGAAAGAGATTGCTATGAATGCCAATGTTTCTATATCTTCTGTTATGAGACTATAG
- a CDS encoding GNAT family N-acetyltransferase: MNYRLMEESDVDKVINLYIEYYNNIEDSCWTYETVYKRIHPILSRDYSYCMVLEDNNSLIGFAVGYFEQYDDLFAYSLDEIVIDYAYQRKGLGTDFMLELERQVKNKGASMIQLKAVDDVIHEQFYGKLQYKNTHGFISKAKWL; encoded by the coding sequence ATGAATTATAGGTTAATGGAAGAATCAGATGTAGATAAAGTTATTAATCTTTATATTGAGTACTATAATAACATTGAAGATAGTTGTTGGACATATGAAACTGTATATAAACGTATTCATCCAATTTTAAGTAGAGATTATTCATATTGTATGGTTTTAGAGGATAATAATTCACTTATAGGTTTTGCAGTAGGGTATTTTGAACAGTATGATGATTTATTTGCTTATAGTTTGGATGAAATAGTAATTGATTATGCTTATCAAAGGAAGGGATTAGGTACAGATTTTATGCTTGAATTAGAAAGACAAGTAAAAAATAAAGGTGCATCGATGATCCAATTAAAGGCAGTAGATGATGTTATTCATGAACAATTTTATGGTAAATTACAGTATAAAAATACACATGGATTTATATCAAAGGCAAAGTGGTTATAA
- the istA gene encoding IS21 family transposase, with product MLKVPQQDYIKYLREFEDLNINQIKEKLNINWRTAKKYADKDNWNEPIKKRTKKSPVMEPYKEIVDTWLNEDKLVPKKQRHTAKAIYNRLCNEHGFKGGYRTVCAYVEKTKALMKIESSPSYERLEHEPGEAQVDFYTMQVSKEANFVDVKVLVLSYPYSNNAFVQPVPSENQECFLEGLKKLFKKSGGVPQSIWFDNLSAAVVKIQKGDERILTDSFLRFKSHYGFKSIFCNAAAGNEKGNVENKCGYVRRNFCVPIPIFKSFETLENELDKRTKKDMQRVHYAKDQKIHELWEEDKKNLKKLPDTEYEIYRLESKTVNKYGEIKVDNTDIKIFGVNIGTSLPVKVTWDKIDILDTKYNMITSIPRPYTDKIHEVPWIEVFKGYSKKPRSVIHSQFTKMLPKELKEYISIENLDVRKERISACINWLNVYNIKDISVCIGQYNHNNSISTITAALYDNSEHSGIYKSDINENYTPKDIKESSINLCKYNKLSHGGVSVE from the coding sequence ATGTTAAAAGTGCCTCAACAAGATTATATCAAATATTTAAGAGAATTTGAAGACCTAAATATTAACCAAATTAAAGAAAAGCTAAATATTAATTGGAGAACAGCAAAAAAATATGCTGATAAAGATAATTGGAATGAGCCAATAAAAAAGAGAACAAAAAAATCACCAGTAATGGAACCATACAAAGAAATAGTTGATACATGGTTAAATGAAGATAAATTAGTACCTAAAAAGCAAAGGCATACAGCGAAAGCAATATATAATAGATTATGTAATGAACATGGATTTAAAGGTGGATATAGAACAGTATGTGCCTATGTAGAAAAAACTAAAGCATTAATGAAAATTGAAAGTTCACCGTCATATGAAAGGCTTGAACATGAACCAGGAGAAGCACAGGTTGATTTTTACACAATGCAAGTTAGTAAGGAAGCAAATTTTGTCGATGTAAAAGTATTGGTATTAAGCTATCCATATAGCAATAATGCTTTTGTACAACCAGTTCCATCAGAAAACCAAGAGTGTTTTTTAGAAGGATTAAAAAAGCTATTTAAGAAATCAGGTGGTGTGCCTCAGTCAATATGGTTTGATAATTTATCAGCAGCAGTAGTAAAAATACAAAAAGGTGATGAAAGAATATTAACCGATAGCTTTTTAAGATTTAAAAGTCATTATGGCTTTAAATCAATATTTTGCAATGCAGCAGCTGGAAATGAAAAAGGAAATGTAGAGAATAAATGTGGATATGTAAGACGAAATTTTTGTGTTCCAATACCAATATTTAAAAGCTTTGAAACATTGGAAAATGAACTTGATAAGAGAACTAAAAAAGATATGCAACGTGTACATTACGCAAAAGATCAAAAGATACATGAATTATGGGAAGAAGATAAAAAGAATTTAAAAAAGTTACCAGATACAGAATATGAAATATATAGATTAGAAAGTAAAACTGTTAATAAATACGGTGAAATCAAGGTAGATAATACAGATATAAAGATATTTGGAGTCAATATAGGTACAAGCCTTCCTGTAAAGGTTACATGGGACAAAATAGATATATTAGACACAAAATATAACATGATTACATCAATACCAAGACCATATACAGATAAAATCCATGAGGTTCCATGGATAGAAGTATTTAAAGGATATAGTAAAAAGCCAAGAAGTGTAATACATTCACAATTTACAAAGATGTTACCAAAAGAACTAAAAGAATATATAAGCATAGAAAATTTAGATGTTCGAAAAGAAAGAATATCAGCCTGTATTAATTGGTTAAATGTATACAATATCAAGGACATATCAGTATGTATAGGACAATATAATCATAACAATAGTATTTCAACGATAACCGCTGCTTTATACGATAATTCTGAACATAGTGGAATTTACAAAAGTGATATAAATGAAAATTACACTCCAAAGGATATAAAAGAATCATCAATAAATTTATGCAAATATAATAAATTATCACATGGAGGTGTAAGTGTTGAATAA
- a CDS encoding GNAT family N-acetyltransferase, which yields MFKHIIDVDLELKLINLKDSEEFYRLIDSNRIYLRKWLGWVDDTKSSKDIESFIKSCMNQYANNGEFQASIWYKGVIVGIIGLYDLNMHNKSTSIGYWLAENYQGSGIMTRACKAIIDYVFKDLELQRVEIRCADKNFKSQAIPKRLGFTEEGVCRKSENLYGNFVDLIVYSILKEEWI from the coding sequence ATGTTTAAACATATAATTGATGTTGATTTAGAGTTAAAGTTAATAAACTTAAAAGATAGTGAAGAATTTTATAGATTGATAGATAGTAACAGAATATATTTACGAAAATGGTTAGGTTGGGTTGATGACACAAAATCATCAAAAGATATCGAAAGTTTTATTAAAAGTTGTATGAATCAATATGCAAATAATGGCGAGTTTCAAGCTTCAATATGGTATAAAGGAGTCATCGTTGGAATTATAGGGTTATATGACTTAAATATGCACAATAAAAGTACAAGTATTGGATATTGGTTAGCAGAAAATTATCAAGGTAGTGGTATTATGACACGAGCATGTAAAGCAATTATAGACTATGTTTTTAAAGATTTAGAATTACAAAGAGTTGAGATAAGATGTGCAGATAAAAATTTTAAGAGTCAAGCAATTCCAAAAAGATTAGGATTTACAGAAGAAGGTGTATGTAGAAAGTCCGAAAACTTGTATGGAAATTTTGTTGACCTTATAGTTTATAGCATTTTAAAGGAAGAATGGATTTAG
- the ltrA gene encoding group II intron reverse transcriptase/maturase, with amino-acid sequence MGKIQEEIKELSIKHAKLQTLMHYVNEENLKQVHEKQDKKKAVGIDGVTKEQYSEQLEDNIKILLEKMKKFGYKPKPTRRVMIPKSDGKMRSLGILSYEDKLVQTIMAEILNGVYEPRFLDISYGFRPNRNCHQAIKMINNTIMHKNVNYILDCDIKGFFDNVDQGWLMKFLEHDIQDKNFLRYIVRFLKAGIWEDMKYVESDKGTIQGGNISPVLANVYLHYVLDIWFEKSVKPKLHGEAYLVRYADDFAIQFQAESEAEKVYKMLIERLKTFGLEVAIEKTRIIPFGKHRGTKENFDFLGFTFVNGKTKNGKYRVHINTSKKKLKVKRQNAKSWLKEVMHKPIDTIMKSLKRKLVGHYNYYGISGNIKGIKKFHGYVKYQCYKRLNRRHQKKSMSYDIFEKIWEAYIPSPKICVNIW; translated from the coding sequence ATGGGAAAGATACAAGAAGAAATAAAAGAACTATCAATAAAACACGCAAAACTGCAAACACTAATGCACTATGTAAATGAAGAAAATTTAAAACAGGTGCATGAAAAACAGGACAAGAAAAAAGCAGTAGGAATAGATGGAGTAACAAAAGAACAATATTCAGAACAACTAGAAGATAATATAAAAATTCTCCTAGAAAAAATGAAGAAGTTCGGATACAAACCAAAACCCACAAGAAGAGTAATGATACCAAAAAGCGATGGAAAAATGCGATCATTAGGAATACTGTCATATGAAGATAAGTTAGTACAAACAATAATGGCAGAAATATTGAATGGAGTATATGAACCAAGATTTCTTGATATATCATATGGTTTTAGACCAAACAGAAATTGCCATCAAGCAATAAAAATGATAAACAATACGATAATGCACAAAAACGTAAACTATATACTAGACTGTGATATAAAAGGCTTTTTCGACAATGTAGACCAAGGATGGCTAATGAAATTTTTAGAACACGATATACAAGATAAGAATTTTCTTAGATATATAGTAAGATTTCTAAAAGCAGGAATATGGGAAGACATGAAATACGTAGAAAGTGACAAAGGAACAATTCAGGGTGGAAATATATCACCAGTATTGGCAAATGTATACCTACACTATGTATTAGATATATGGTTTGAAAAGTCGGTGAAACCAAAACTGCATGGAGAAGCGTATCTGGTGAGATATGCAGATGACTTTGCAATACAGTTTCAAGCAGAAAGCGAAGCGGAAAAAGTATACAAGATGCTAATAGAGAGATTGAAAACATTTGGATTAGAAGTAGCAATAGAAAAGACAAGGATAATACCATTCGGAAAACATAGAGGAACAAAAGAAAATTTTGATTTTCTCGGATTTACATTTGTAAATGGAAAAACAAAAAATGGTAAATATCGTGTGCATATCAACACAAGTAAGAAAAAGCTAAAAGTAAAAAGGCAAAATGCGAAAAGTTGGCTAAAAGAAGTAATGCACAAACCTATTGATACAATAATGAAAAGCTTGAAAAGAAAACTGGTGGGACACTATAACTACTATGGGATAAGTGGAAATATCAAAGGAATAAAGAAATTCCACGGATATGTTAAATACCAATGCTACAAAAGATTAAACAGAAGACATCAAAAGAAAAGCATGTCTTATGATATATTTGAAAAAATATGGGAAGCATATATTCCAAGTCCAAAGATTTGTGTAAACATATGGTAG